A region from the Neurospora crassa OR74A linkage group V, whole genome shotgun sequence genome encodes:
- the gh16-1 gene encoding mixed-linked glucanase: MAPSMFKLGAVALAYTFGVSALSSPASGKTYQLSESYNSANFADKFNFFEGGHDEKTKDPNSGFVKYLGKDAAVSSGLFKAEGDDVRIGVDSTTSGVAGRKSVRLESTATYNNGLFIAKFSHFPKPVCGAWPAFWMVGDNWPEDGEVDIYEMWSLSDRNMITYHTGKPDKVGECLLAPDTHTEVTQTSNCDNSALGQWVNQGCGVMESTGQWGNPEGGVYAFEWTDEHLSVWSWATEPADIENGTPDPATWGKPHMSVTSKTCDVERGFKDLRFILNINFCGDAAGPQFGNDPRCAAKAKTCDAYVSNNPQDFEDVYWKIKYIDVYQLQQALPSTTSSAISSSTTSSAISSTVTSSFVSVVSSSAASSSEVVSSSAVVSASAVVSASAAVSASAIRSPEVVSGTKIFSNIASTSIVASGSDVVSITATSSAALPTGTDGTTDCDDEDEGEGDDYSGIFAPGGSATGTGSSPMITSSPSGPSAGFHGNSSSGVGLFPNSTITAPQQWTTSTVYATSYYTVTSCAATVTNCPARVVTSVIAISTTVCPVTQHPAPTNAPGGGNGVPVVSGGSNNGNGNGNGEGVPPAATGSAPSTGTGSGSGSGSGSGEIPVPSGSAPGSGNDNDNGNGNGNGSIPPVATGPLPTVTLPGNNNGALDSTFSAPLVSNTGLPGSSSSSSPYSLSIAQPPLATATEDAPVMTAGAGKKNTLMSVGVAGVVAGVAALLAL, translated from the exons GGTGGCCACGATGAGAAGACGAAGGATCCCAACAGTGGGTTTGTCAAATACCTGGGCAAGGATGCGGCAGTGTCCTCGGGTTTGTTCAAGGCCGAAGGCGATGATGTCCGCATTGGTGTCGATAGCACGACTTCCGGTGTCGCCGGACGTAAGAGTGTCCGTCTCGAGAGTACCGCCACATACAACAACGGTCTGTTCATTGCCAAGTTCAGCCACTTCCCCAAGCCTGTATGTGGTGCTTGGCCCGCTTTCTGGATGGTCGGCGACAACTGGCCCGAGGACGGTGAAGTCGACATTTACGAGATGTGGTCACTGTCCGATCGAAACATGATCACCTACCACACCGGGAAGCCTGATAAGGTTGGCGAGTGCCTGCTTGCCCCTGATACACACACTGAGGTTACCCAGACCTCCAACTGCGACAACTCCGCTTTAGGCCAGTGGGTCAACCAGGGCTGTGGTGTGATGGAGAGTACAGGCCAATGGGGCAACCCCGAGGGTGGTGTTT ATGCTTTCGAATGGACCGACGAACATCTCAGTGTCTGGAGCTGGGCCACCGAGCCCGCCGACATCGAGAACGGAACTCCCGACCCCGCGACCTGGGGTAAGCCGCACATGTCGGTTACCAGCAAGACCTGCGATGTCGAGAGGGGTTTCAAGGACCTCCGTTTCATCCTCAACATCAACTTCTGCGGTGATGCTGCTGGACCGCAGTTCGGTAATGATCCCAGGTGCgctgccaaggccaagacttGCGACGCATATGTCTCGAACAACCCCCAGGATTTCGAGGATGTCTACTGGAAGATCAAGTACATCGACGTCTACCAGCTCCAGCAGGCCCTGCCTTCCACCACTTCGTCTGCCATCTCTTCGAGCACCACTTCTTCCGCCATCAGCTCTACCGTTACCTCCAGTTTCGTCTCTGTCGTCTCTAGCTCGGCCGCTTCTAGCTCCGAGGTTGTTTCTAGCTCTGCCGTTGTTTCCGCTTCCGCCGTTGTTTCCGCTTCCGCCGCTGTTTCCGCTTCCGCCATCCGCAGCCCCGAGGTCGTTTCCGGCACCAAGATCTTCAGCAACATTGCCTCCACCTCCATTGTTGCCTCCGGCTCTGACGTAGTCTCTATCACCGCCACCTCTTCCGCGGCTCTCCCTACTGGGACTGACGGCACTACCGACtgcgatgacgaggacgagggtgAGGGTGACGATTACTCTGGCATCTTTGCCCCCGGTGGAAGTGCCACCGGAACCGGCAGTTCTCCCATGATCACTTCATCCCCCAGTGGTCCTTCCGCCGGTTTCCACGGCAACTCCTCCTCTGGCGTCGGCCTCTTCCCCAACAGCACCATCACTGCTCCCCAGCAGTGGaccacctccaccgtctACGCGACCAGCTACTACACCGTCACCTCTTGCGCTGCTACCGTAACCAACTGCCCTGCTCGCGTCGTCACCTCCGTCATTGCCATCTCCACCACCGTCTGCCCCGTCACCCAGCACCCCGCTCCCACCAACGCTCCCGGCGGCGGTAACGGTGTCCCTGTTGTTTCTGGCGGCTCTAACAACggcaatggcaatggcaatggTGAGGGTGTTCCCCCTGCGGCCACCGGCAGCGCTCCCAGCACTGGCACTGGCTCCggttccggctccggctccggctctgGTGAGATCCCTGTCCCCTCCGGAAGCGCTCCTGGCTCtggcaacgacaacgacaacggcaacggcaacggcaacggctcCATCCCTCCTGTCGCCACTGGCCCCCTCCCGACCGTTACCCTCcccggcaacaacaacggcgcTCTCGACAGCACTTTCTCCGCTCCTCTCGTTTCCAACACCGGCCTTCCTGGcagctcttcttcttcttccccttatAGCCTGTCGATCGCCCAGCCTCCTCTTGCTACTGCTACTGAGGATGCGCCCGTGATGACCGCTGGTGCAGGCAAGAAGAACACTTTGATGAGTGTCGGTGTGGCTGGTGTTGTcgctggtgttgctgcttTGCTTGCTCTTTAA